A stretch of Episyrphus balteatus chromosome 2, idEpiBalt1.1, whole genome shotgun sequence DNA encodes these proteins:
- the LOC129908739 gene encoding uncharacterized protein LOC129908739, whose protein sequence is MNIRYIAETEVLTDKLFGHNNTGDSALVENLYKQHPDCHTKFCTAYKKNSYAISTQRVSAMPGNVITGLRYRLENKVIYMDIQQGKYMDILSVDPAVPVFWTKTPESNEIAYLGAKLKKIELGDFSLPENGILTSIQMKKTTFRGGLIKFITNGFNPLDNKTVTFMNSELELNEIKLEHADDPKYVNDTKNLISKPLGADKRYSVSFQPSDFEKDFGQSTVPLLDTRECVSYPPSPLNGIRLYHEAAAGSGGLIAISLIQPDMSNLLDFKQIEQATDTLFKLD, encoded by the exons ATGAATATAAGATATATAGCTGAAACAGAAGTATTAACAGATAAATTATTTGGACACAATAATACTGGTGATTCTGCGTTAGTTGAAAATCTTTATAAACAACATCCTGATTGTCATACCAAATTTTGTACAGCTTATAAGAAGAATTCTTATGCAATTTCAACACAACGTGTTAGTGCCATGCCTGGAAA TGTCATCACTGGTCTTCGTTACCGTCTAGAGAACAAAGTCATCTACATGGATATTCAACAAGGAAAATACATGGATATCCTTTCAGTTGATCCAGCTGTACCAGTATTTTGGACAAAAACACCTGAAAGTAATGAAATTGCATATTTAGGTGCTAAGCTAAAGAAAATCGAATTAGGTGACTTTTCACTACCAGAAAATGGCATTTTAACAt caattcaaatgaaaaaaaccacaTTCCGAGGTGgattaataaaattcataacTAATGGCTTTAATCCATTAGACAACAAAACAGTTACCTTTATGAACAGTGAATTGgaatt aaatgaaATCAAACTTGAACACGCAGATGATCCAAAATATGTTAATGAtaccaaaaatttaatttcaaaacctcTTGGTGCAGATAAACGTTATTCGGTCAGCTTCCAACCATCAGATTTTGAAAAAGACTTTGGTCAATCAACTGTTCCACTTTTGGATACCAGAGAATGTGTTTCTTATCCACCATCACCGCTAAATGGTATTAGATTGTATCATGAAGCTGCTGCAGGATCTGGTGGTTTGATTGCAATAAGTTTGATACAACCCGATATGTCAAACCTACTTGATTTCAAACAAATTGAACAAGCAACTGATACTCTTTTTAAGCTTGATTGA